Proteins from one Triticum aestivum cultivar Chinese Spring chromosome 7A, IWGSC CS RefSeq v2.1, whole genome shotgun sequence genomic window:
- the LOC123152988 gene encoding wall-associated receptor kinase 2-like gives MAWLLVLLPLATWASTASSSLAKAGCPARCGGVDIPYPFGIGAGCFRPGFEITCDNMIPFLPDATVGHSRPEPVPVLNLTVMPQAQVRVLLPVAYQCFDAAGNETTGSFDRRLTVNPVGVYRISSTANELFVLGCSTFIYAGRGRPALRRKNVTTYAYFSGCVAYCDSAKSARDGICDSIGCCRVDIPPALTNTRMRFGKWPHAGVEFSPCNYAFIVERGHYVFKAADLRRNPESDPARRWTMPLWLDWAIRNHSNSLSCPRAKETLGYACVSKSSECANSTNGMGYFCIFTKGYQGNPYLHSGCTDIDDCKQPQLYPCFGKCTNMDGSFECRCPRGYNGDASEPNGCVKSINTSLMIGLSVSSGPTIILLFISSKIIISKLKRQKEQKVRQKFFHQNRGQLLQQLVSHRSDIAERMIIPLKELEKATNNFHPTRELGGGGQGTVYKGILSDLHVVAIKKSNIVVNCEIKEFINEVAMLSQINHRNIVKLFGCCLETEVPLLAYEFISNGTLCDYLHKKPLRSIPWKDILRIANEIGKAIAYLHSRVSVPVIHRDIKSTNILLDDALTTKVSDFGASRHIPKDLTGITTAVQGTLGYLDPTYFYCGRLTEKSDVYSFGVILVELLTRKMPIIYRSPKDDGLVAHFIELLGEGKLVEILDQQVMEEGGSQVEELAALAVSCTKLIAEERPTMTLVEMTLEALRGPKEYVRVRDDLPVETHEGSYSTKRYSYPIRRSSLENASRQYTQEEEVMFSASYPR, from the exons ATGGCATGGTTGTTGGTTCTCTTGCCATTAGCTACATGGGCATCCACTGCATCTAGCTCCCTGGCGAAGGCAGGCTGCCCGGCGCGATGCGGCGGCGTCGACATCCCCTACCCGTTTGGCATCGGGGCTGGCTGCTTCCGCCCGGGCTTTGAGATCACCTGCGACAACATGATACCATTTCTGCCGGATGCCACCGTCGGCCACTCGCGCCCCGAGCCCGTGCCCGTGCTCAATCTGACCGTCATGCCGCAAGCGCAGGTCCGGGTGCTGCTGCCTGTGGCGTACCAGTGCTTCGACGCCGCCGGCAACGAGACGACCGGCAGCTTCGACCGCAGGCTGACGGTCAACCCGGTCGGTGTGTACCGCATCTCCAGCACCGCCAATGAGCTCTTTGTCCTGGGCTGCAGTACCTTCATATACGCCGGAAGAGGGAGGCCGGCGCTCCGGCGAAAGAACGTGACAACCTATGCCTACTTCAGCGGGTGCGTGGCCTACTGCGACAGCGCCAAGAGCGCGCGGGATGGCATATGTGACAGCATCGGATGCTGCCGCGTCGACATCCCGCCGGCGCTCACCAACACTAGGATGAGGTTCGGCAAGTGGCCGCACGCCGGCGTGGAGTTCAGCCCTTGCAACTACGCCTTCATCGTCGAGAGGGGCCACTACGTCTTCAAGGCCGCCGACCTGAGGAGGAACCCAGAGTCAGACCCAGCCAGGCGCTGGACCATGCCGCTTTGGCTTGACTGGGCCATCCGCAACCACAGTAACTCCCTGTCGTGCCCCCGGGCGAAAGAGACGCTGGGATACGCTTGCGTGAGTAAGTCCAGCGAGTGCGCGAATTCAACCAATGGGATGGGATATTTCTGCATATTCACGAAAGGCTACCAGGGGAACCCATACCTTCATAGTGGATGCACAG ATATCGATGATTGCAAACAGCCACAATTATATCCATGCTTCGGCAAATGTACCAACATGGATGGATCTTTCGAGTGCAGGTGCCCACGAGGATACAACGGCGATGCCAGTGAACCTAATGGATGTGTGAAGTCCATAAACACAA GTTTAATGATTGGTCTATCAGTTTCTAGTGGACCAACTATTATACTTTTGTTTATCAGCTCAAAGATAATAATCAGCAAGCTTAAGCGTCAAAAGGAACAAAAAGTGAGGCAAAAGTTCTTCCATCAAAATCGTGGACAATTGTTGCAACAATTGGTATCTCATAGGTCAGACATTGCAGAGAGGATGATTATTCCTTTAAAGGAGCTGGAAAAGGCTACAAACAACTTTCATCCAACTCGTGAACTTGGTGGTGGAGGGCAAGGTACCGTGTACAAAGGGATTTTGTCAGACTTGCATGTTGTGGCCATCAAAAAGTCAAATATTGTGGTCAATTGTGAGATTAAAGAGTTTATAAATGAAGTTGCTATGCTTTCACAGATCAACCATAGGAACATCGTAAAGCTTTTTGGATGTTGTCTTGAGACAGAAGTCCCGTTGTTGGCTTATGAGTTCATTTCTAATGGAACCTTATGTGATTATCTTCACAAGAAACCACTAAGATCAATACCTTGGAAAGACATATTAAGGATTGCAAATGAAATTGGCAAAGCTATTGCTTACCTTCACTCACGTGTTTCTGTCCCTGTAATACACAGAGATATCAAGTCTACTAATATACTTCTTGATGATGCCTTGACTACAAAGGTGTCTGACTTTGGAGCTTCAAGACACATCCCTAAGGATCTAACGGGGATAACAACAGCGGTGCAAGGAACTTTAGGATATTTAGACCCTACATACTTTTATTGTGGCCGGCTAACAGAAAAAAGTGATGTTTATAGCTTTGGAGTAATTCTTGTTGAGTTGCTAACGAGGAAGATGCCAATTATATATAGATCCCCCAAAGATGACGGGCTTGTTGCACATTTCATTGAACTACTTGGAGAAGGTAAATTGGTAGAAATACTAGATCAGCAGGTCATGGAGGAGGGAGGGAGCCAAGTGGAAGAATTAGCTGCTCTAGCTGTATCATGCACAAAACTTATAGCAGAGGAGCGACCGACCATGACATTAGTAGAGATGACACTAGAAGCCCTCCGAGGACCTAAGGAGTATGTTCGGGTTAGGGATGATCTACCAGTAGAAACACATGAGGGGAGTTATTCCACAAAAAGATATTCATATCCTAtaagaagatcaagcttggagaacgCGAGCAGGCAATATACCCAGGAAGAAGAGGTCATGTTCTCAGCAAGCTACCCCCGATAG